In the Nitrospirota bacterium genome, one interval contains:
- the msbA gene encoding lipid A export permease/ATP-binding protein MsbA: MYQRILKYVKPYWLRIIIASLCAIGVSGTTAAAAWLVQPALDKIFIEKNVHLLLMIPLVVLIIYFIKGVCNYYQSYLMRYVGNRVIMDMRNDLYSHIAVMPMKFYTEHSTGSLMSRLLNDVGIINNAASTSIKDLVQNTITVIALFGVIFYQDWRLAAISCIVLPFAYYPLIQLGRKLRRISTKGQEEISGVTAILHETFTGASVVKAFGMEESEINKFNEKNYSLFKISMKGVKLTELSTPIMEFIGAAGASLIIWYGGYQVVKGVTTPGTFFSFLTALIMMFSPLKALTRVNAAIQQSIAAAERVFAILDMSSERDTDKGTRKLTGIKEKIELKNISLKYDGSSKHALSNVSFSVEHGKTVAIVGSSGGGKTTIGNLLLRFYDPDTGGIYFDGTDIREFTLSSLRSQIGIVSQDVILFNDTVVGNISYGKEDISMDGIVNAAKKAYADDFISRMPDGYNTIIGERGAKLSGGEKQRIAIARAILKDPPVMILDEATSALDTESEHIIQMALENLMIGRTTFVIAHRLSTVKNADMIIAMDGGKVAEMGQHEELIRKGGLYKRLYDMQFAEKE, encoded by the coding sequence ATGTATCAGCGGATACTGAAATACGTCAAACCATACTGGTTAAGAATAATAATAGCATCTCTTTGCGCCATTGGTGTGTCCGGAACAACTGCCGCTGCTGCATGGTTAGTCCAGCCTGCACTTGACAAGATATTCATCGAGAAAAATGTGCACTTGCTGCTTATGATCCCGTTGGTCGTCCTGATTATATATTTCATCAAGGGTGTTTGCAATTACTACCAGTCTTATCTGATGAGGTACGTTGGGAACCGCGTCATTATGGATATGCGTAATGACCTGTACTCTCACATTGCTGTCATGCCAATGAAATTTTACACCGAACATTCTACAGGCAGTCTTATGTCGAGATTACTGAACGACGTTGGCATCATAAACAATGCGGCATCAACCTCGATAAAAGACCTTGTACAGAATACTATCACCGTAATCGCCCTATTCGGCGTTATCTTTTATCAGGACTGGAGACTTGCCGCAATATCATGCATTGTCCTGCCATTCGCTTACTACCCGCTTATACAGCTTGGCAGGAAATTAAGGCGCATCAGCACTAAGGGCCAGGAGGAGATTTCAGGGGTGACCGCCATATTGCATGAGACATTTACAGGGGCCAGTGTTGTTAAGGCATTTGGAATGGAGGAATCCGAGATTAATAAATTCAATGAAAAGAATTACAGCCTTTTCAAGATCAGCATGAAGGGTGTGAAACTTACTGAACTCAGTACCCCTATTATGGAATTTATCGGCGCCGCCGGTGCATCGCTCATAATCTGGTATGGCGGGTATCAGGTGGTCAAAGGTGTCACAACGCCAGGCACCTTTTTCTCATTTCTGACGGCTCTTATTATGATGTTCAGTCCTCTCAAGGCACTGACAAGGGTAAATGCAGCGATACAACAATCAATAGCTGCGGCTGAAAGGGTCTTTGCAATCCTCGATATGAGCAGCGAGAGGGATACAGACAAGGGGACAAGAAAGCTTACAGGTATAAAGGAAAAGATTGAATTGAAGAACATCTCGTTAAAATATGACGGATCGTCGAAACATGCACTTTCAAACGTCAGTTTTTCAGTTGAACATGGCAAGACAGTTGCTATTGTTGGCAGCAGCGGAGGCGGCAAGACAACGATCGGAAACCTGTTGCTTAGGTTCTATGATCCGGATACAGGGGGAATTTACTTTGACGGCACAGATATCAGGGAATTTACTCTCAGCTCTTTGAGAAGTCAGATAGGCATAGTCAGTCAGGATGTTATTTTGTTCAATGATACAGTAGTAGGCAATATTTCATACGGGAAAGAAGATATCAGTATGGACGGTATAGTTAATGCTGCAAAAAAGGCATATGCTGATGATTTTATCAGCAGGATGCCTGACGGGTATAACACGATTATTGGAGAAAGAGGGGCAAAGTTGTCCGGCGGAGAAAAACAACGTATAGCTATAGCCCGTGCAATACTAAAAGATCCCCCTGTAATGATTCTTGATGAAGCCACATCTGCACTCGATACAGAATCAGAACATATAATCCAGATGGCGCTTGAAAACTTAATGATTGGGAGGACGACATTTGTCATTGCACACCGTCTGTCTACGGTAAAAAATGCTGACATGATTATTGCAATGGATGGCGGGAAGGTTGCTGAGATGGGGCAGCATGAGGAGTTGATCCGGAAAGGCGGATTATACAAGAGGCTGTATGATATGCAGTTTGCTGAAAAAGAATGA
- the lpxK gene encoding tetraacyldisaccharide 4'-kinase, with product MLTLLSHIYRLILFIRKWLYQSSLFKTGRLPCPVICVGNLTTGGTGKTPAVIAITRILNNNVVILSRGYKRKSKAPVLVVSDGKSILTTPEDSGDEPYLMASTLKNVPVIVGGNRYKSGIYAASHTGSGIFILDDGYQHLQLHRDTNILLIDASNPFGNGHLLPKGILREPLNGISRADCVIVTRANEGGKDDIETVVRRHNPDAPVFYASYKAADITDTDGYSYGLNIINGKKVFIFSGIANPLSFRKSIEDIGGKVVGRISYPDHYWFKNDDLRKIMKEASDISAEAVLTTAKDAVRLHGLDLCDKTSDAMKIFILNVEMIIDNGFTGWLQKRMIKGFFE from the coding sequence TTGCTTACACTCCTATCACATATATATAGATTAATCCTGTTCATACGGAAATGGCTTTATCAATCCAGTCTGTTCAAAACAGGGAGACTACCCTGCCCTGTTATCTGCGTCGGAAATCTCACCACCGGAGGCACAGGAAAGACGCCAGCGGTCATAGCAATAACCAGAATACTTAATAATAATGTTGTAATACTCTCACGCGGTTATAAGAGAAAGTCTAAAGCGCCGGTACTGGTAGTCAGTGATGGGAAATCAATTCTTACAACTCCTGAAGATTCCGGTGACGAGCCATATCTGATGGCATCAACACTTAAGAATGTCCCGGTAATTGTCGGCGGAAACAGATATAAATCAGGCATCTATGCCGCATCACATACAGGTTCAGGTATCTTCATACTTGATGACGGCTATCAGCACCTTCAGCTTCACAGGGATACAAACATACTTCTCATTGACGCCTCAAATCCTTTCGGCAACGGGCATCTTCTCCCTAAAGGTATACTGAGAGAGCCGTTAAATGGCATTTCAAGGGCCGACTGCGTGATTGTAACAAGGGCAAATGAAGGCGGAAAAGACGACATAGAGACAGTGGTGAGAAGACATAATCCTGATGCCCCTGTGTTTTATGCATCATATAAGGCAGCGGATATAACAGACACTGATGGTTATTCTTATGGTCTTAATATTATAAATGGCAAGAAGGTATTTATTTTCTCCGGCATAGCAAATCCGCTGTCTTTTCGAAAGAGTATAGAAGATATCGGAGGAAAGGTCGTTGGTAGAATATCATACCCTGACCACTACTGGTTTAAGAATGATGACTTGCGAAAGATCATGAAAGAGGCATCAGATATATCAGCAGAAGCAGTGCTTACGACTGCCAAGGATGCTGTCAGACTGCACGGCTTAGACCTTTGTGATAAGACAAGTGACGCAATGAAAATCTTTATTCTTAATGTTGAGATGATAATTGACAATGGATTTACAGGGTGGCTACAAAAGCGGATGATCAAGGGTTTCTTCGAGTGA
- a CDS encoding lysophospholipid acyltransferase family protein, whose amino-acid sequence MKKKKHSKLKRLAEYTAAVVFLRILAILPYRIASDAGGLIGRLGYKIDKRHRNVAIENLSRAFPGRDRKDISRIANKVFENLGRSVAEFIHIASRPPDSVREMLNKWVKIEGQDHVNNAIMNNKGIIYLGAHFGNWELLGQVLSTNKCGFNVIARPIDNYRLNQIIVSLRSVLGANVLSKKGVLRDTLRVLKKGGAVGILLDQNSSKEDGVFVDYFGQLAATNKGLALIAMKSGASVIPVFIVREDTCRHRVVYLPEIEIKRSDDLESDVLTYTQKFTSIIESFVRDHPEQWFWMHRRWKTRP is encoded by the coding sequence GTGAAAAAGAAAAAGCACAGCAAATTGAAAAGACTTGCAGAATACACAGCGGCGGTTGTTTTTTTGCGAATTCTCGCAATCCTGCCCTACAGGATTGCCTCAGATGCAGGCGGACTTATAGGACGTCTTGGATATAAGATTGACAAGAGGCACCGTAATGTTGCCATAGAGAACCTTTCGAGGGCATTTCCGGGAAGGGATAGGAAGGACATCTCCCGCATTGCAAATAAGGTCTTTGAAAACCTTGGAAGATCTGTTGCAGAATTTATTCATATAGCAAGTCGTCCTCCGGACTCAGTCAGGGAAATGCTGAATAAATGGGTTAAGATTGAGGGACAGGATCATGTAAATAATGCAATAATGAATAATAAAGGCATCATATACCTGGGCGCCCACTTTGGAAACTGGGAGCTGCTTGGCCAGGTTTTGTCCACCAATAAGTGTGGATTTAATGTCATCGCAAGACCCATTGACAATTACCGTTTGAACCAGATCATTGTTTCTCTCAGAAGTGTACTCGGGGCCAATGTCCTTTCTAAAAAAGGGGTCCTCAGGGATACCCTGCGTGTATTAAAAAAAGGCGGCGCTGTCGGGATCCTTCTTGATCAGAACAGCTCAAAGGAAGACGGTGTTTTCGTAGACTATTTTGGGCAATTGGCAGCCACCAATAAGGGATTGGCGCTTATTGCCATGAAAAGCGGTGCATCGGTAATTCCGGTATTTATCGTTAGAGAAGATACCTGCAGGCACAGGGTTGTCTATTTGCCGGAGATAGAGATTAAGAGAAGTGATGATCTCGAGAGTGACGTATTAACATACACCCAAAAGTTTACCAGTATAATCGAGTCATTTGTTAGAGACCACCCTGAACAATGGTTCTGGATGCACAGAAGGTGGAAGACAAGGCCATAA
- the waaF gene encoding lipopolysaccharide heptosyltransferase II, whose product MNGTNINKVLIVAPNWLGDAVLALPAIAGIRELLPSSHMTVLGLPHICELFKESPYIDERTIYSGTMLTTVNELRNKRFDLAVLFPNSFRTALMVHLARIPHRCGYKRDGRGIMLNLPVSVTEETRKLDQVGYYLNIVSLLKGFLEKEILKQVQNDRNAVISDETPMSLGSQRKMRSTLVPTFSKEENSYPPLEKGGKGGFYPGFSGNHKKKEWLHLSKVELQNADKILLNYKVPSGSLIIGINPGAAYGSAKRWYPERFARVCRGIAERYNNANIIIFGSQQESGIAAEIEALSGVPVINMAGKTTIRGLISLIKQCTVFVTNDSGPMHIAAALAIPVVAIFGSTDPVKTGPMGDGNIVIRKNAECSPCFKRICPTDLKCMDLIKVEDVMAAVKSILG is encoded by the coding sequence ATGAATGGTACAAATATAAATAAAGTGCTAATAGTCGCACCCAATTGGCTTGGGGATGCAGTGCTTGCATTGCCTGCGATCGCAGGTATCAGGGAGCTTTTGCCTTCTTCTCACATGACAGTACTGGGTCTTCCACATATATGTGAACTGTTTAAAGAAAGTCCGTATATAGATGAAAGAACGATATACTCCGGGACCATGTTAACAACCGTAAATGAACTAAGAAACAAGCGATTTGATTTGGCGGTACTATTCCCTAACTCATTCAGGACAGCACTGATGGTTCATCTTGCCCGTATCCCGCATCGCTGCGGATATAAAAGGGATGGACGCGGCATCATGCTTAATTTGCCGGTATCAGTAACAGAAGAGACTAGGAAACTTGATCAGGTTGGATATTACCTGAACATAGTAAGTCTTTTAAAGGGGTTTCTTGAAAAAGAGATTCTGAAACAAGTTCAGAATGACAGAAATGCAGTAATTTCGGATGAAACACCCATGAGCCTTGGCTCACAAAGGAAAATGAGAAGCACCCTTGTTCCCACTTTTTCAAAGGAGGAAAACAGCTACCCCCCTTTAGAAAAGGGGGGTAAGGGGGGATTTTACCCAGGATTTTCAGGTAATCATAAGAAAAAAGAATGGCTGCACCTGTCTAAGGTAGAACTTCAGAACGCAGATAAAATACTGCTGAATTACAAAGTACCATCAGGCTCTCTGATTATAGGCATAAATCCTGGCGCTGCATATGGCTCTGCCAAACGCTGGTATCCTGAACGTTTTGCCCGGGTCTGCAGGGGCATTGCAGAGAGGTACAATAATGCAAATATCATTATCTTCGGAAGTCAGCAGGAATCAGGTATAGCAGCAGAGATAGAGGCCCTTTCCGGTGTTCCGGTAATCAATATGGCAGGAAAGACTACAATTAGGGGGCTTATTTCACTGATAAAGCAGTGCACTGTTTTTGTTACAAACGACTCAGGCCCAATGCACATTGCAGCAGCCCTTGCAATACCTGTAGTAGCCATATTTGGTTCCACAGACCCGGTAAAGACAGGCCCTATGGGAGATGGAAACATCGTAATCAGGAAAAATGCAGAATGCAGTCCATGTTTTAAAAGGATATGCCCTACTGACCTTAAATGCATGGATTTGATAAAAGTAGAAGATGTGATGGCAGCTGTAAAAAGTATTCTCGGGTGA
- the waaF gene encoding lipopolysaccharide heptosyltransferase II, which translates to MNKFVVFIDRDGTINEEAGYVDSFDRFKILPGVSDAVCKLNVNNIPAIVITNQSGIARGYFSSDFVNKLHDSMIAILKRKGCFLDDIYVCPHHPDEGCACRKPRPGMLLKAAKDHGVSLRRSFVIGDKIIDIKTAHSVGAKGILVLTGYGTEEMKGLTNQDPEDRPDHIAANLYEAVSWIIKEVMSNEQRAMSEKENKNTLPFKGREGAGMGYSGEVRRILIVKPSSLGDIIHSLPVLWALRKIYPDAFIAWVVKEVWQDVLADNPLIDRLIILKKGLSGINSAIRETRSLRFDTVIDLQGLFRSGIITFFSGAADRFGFSNAREFAPIFYNNKVMVPPGKIHAVDRYMLTISALSCPQIPLFPPLLKGERRKLQFPFYIRIEDAEWVRQFLLENNLSDKQPLIAINPSARWIKKRWPAASYSALINQLIKELKAGIIIVGSKDDIPIANEISSLVDETPGIATGKTSIRKLAALLTKVNLLITNDSGPMHIAAALGTPVAALFGPTDPELTGPYGQGHAVVRKNLDCSPCMRRPCTEGKTVCMDTITPEDVLNAVLGILKGVKHGAK; encoded by the coding sequence GTGAACAAATTCGTAGTATTCATTGACAGGGACGGCACTATCAACGAGGAAGCCGGCTATGTGGACTCCTTCGACAGATTTAAAATACTTCCAGGTGTATCAGATGCTGTCTGTAAATTAAATGTAAACAATATTCCGGCGATTGTCATAACAAACCAGTCCGGTATTGCCCGGGGATATTTCTCATCTGATTTTGTCAATAAACTGCATGACAGTATGATAGCCATACTTAAGAGAAAAGGCTGCTTTTTGGATGACATTTATGTGTGTCCCCACCACCCTGATGAAGGGTGTGCCTGCAGAAAGCCCCGGCCTGGGATGCTGCTTAAGGCAGCAAAAGATCATGGCGTATCACTTCGCAGATCCTTCGTCATCGGAGATAAGATTATTGATATTAAAACAGCTCACAGCGTTGGCGCCAAAGGCATACTCGTATTGACAGGTTATGGTACGGAAGAAATGAAGGGCCTGACAAATCAGGATCCGGAAGACAGGCCCGACCATATTGCTGCAAATTTATATGAGGCAGTATCCTGGATTATAAAAGAAGTTATGAGCAATGAGCAACGAGCAATGAGCGAGAAGGAAAATAAAAACACCCTCCCTTTCAAGGGGAGGGAAGGGGCGGGGATGGGGTATTCGGGTGAAGTCAGGCGTATTTTGATTGTCAAACCAAGCTCACTCGGTGACATCATTCACAGCCTTCCCGTGCTGTGGGCGTTAAGGAAGATATATCCTGACGCTTTTATTGCCTGGGTTGTTAAAGAGGTCTGGCAGGATGTCCTTGCAGACAACCCCCTGATTGACCGCCTGATAATCCTTAAGAAAGGATTATCAGGTATTAACTCTGCTATCCGCGAAACACGCAGTTTAAGATTTGATACTGTAATTGACCTTCAGGGCCTTTTCAGAAGCGGGATTATTACTTTTTTCTCCGGTGCCGCAGACAGATTTGGTTTCTCCAATGCAAGAGAATTTGCTCCAATATTTTACAATAACAAAGTTATGGTACCGCCAGGTAAAATTCATGCTGTTGACAGATATATGCTCACTATCAGTGCTCTCTCCTGTCCTCAAATCCCCCTTTTTCCCCCTTTATTAAAGGGGGAAAGAAGAAAATTACAGTTTCCGTTTTACATCAGGATTGAAGATGCAGAATGGGTAAGGCAGTTCCTTCTGGAAAATAATTTAAGCGACAAGCAACCCCTTATTGCCATCAATCCGTCTGCACGGTGGATAAAAAAACGCTGGCCTGCAGCCTCTTATTCCGCTTTAATAAATCAATTGATAAAAGAACTGAAAGCAGGTATAATAATCGTTGGCAGTAAGGATGATATTCCGATTGCGAATGAGATATCATCTCTTGTAGATGAGACGCCTGGCATAGCAACTGGCAAGACATCTATCAGAAAACTGGCGGCATTACTTACTAAAGTCAATCTGCTCATTACAAATGATTCAGGGCCGATGCATATTGCGGCAGCCCTGGGAACACCGGTAGCAGCATTGTTCGGCCCGACTGATCCTGAGTTAACCGGCCCTTACGGACAAGGACATGCAGTTGTAAGGAAGAATCTTGATTGCAGTCCCTGTATGAGAAGACCATGTACTGAGGGAAAAACCGTATGCATGGACACAATTACCCCGGAAGATGTATTGAATGCAGTTCTCGGGATACTTAAGGGAGTGAAACATGGCGCTAAGTAA
- a CDS encoding Trm112 family protein, translating to MALSKDLLEILACPKCKGDIRLSAKGDGLICDRCKLLYPVKDDIPVMLIDEATSIS from the coding sequence ATGGCGCTAAGTAAAGATCTGCTTGAAATACTCGCATGTCCCAAGTGCAAAGGTGACATCCGGCTGTCGGCAAAGGGAGACGGGCTTATATGTGACAGATGCAAACTCCTCTACCCCGTTAAAGACGATATACCGGTCATGCTCATAGACGAGGCAACCAGCATAAGTTAA
- a CDS encoding isoprenylcysteine carboxylmethyltransferase family protein, with the protein MQQTFSEYLRQSISRNRVTLSFAAAAFFLYYAAPTRTSVLAGIPFIILGEIMRIWASGYIKKNEELSQSGPYAITRNPLYVGNFLIGTGFSIITSRALLILLYLAAFIYIYRLTIQDEEAFLSSKFGETFSRYKARVPVFFPIKILSSGSAATKITDMHFAWYLVLKHREYNTWLGIIAGLIILIAKAAFFTAKSSGSIFG; encoded by the coding sequence TTGCAACAGACTTTTTCAGAATATCTCAGACAATCCATTTCCAGGAACAGGGTTACACTAAGCTTCGCAGCTGCGGCCTTCTTTTTATACTATGCCGCACCTACCCGCACTTCGGTTCTTGCCGGCATCCCCTTTATCATCCTTGGGGAAATTATGCGGATATGGGCATCAGGCTACATAAAGAAGAATGAAGAGCTTTCACAAAGCGGACCATATGCTATTACAAGAAACCCTCTCTATGTCGGTAATTTCCTTATTGGTACAGGATTCAGCATCATTACGAGCAGGGCCTTACTTATCCTGCTCTACTTAGCCGCTTTCATATATATATACAGATTAACTATACAGGACGAAGAAGCGTTCCTGTCATCTAAATTCGGAGAAACATTTTCAAGATATAAGGCGCGGGTACCGGTTTTTTTCCCTATAAAAATTCTCTCCTCTGGATCAGCAGCGACTAAAATTACGGATATGCATTTCGCCTGGTATTTAGTACTGAAACACAGGGAATATAATACATGGCTGGGAATTATTGCGGGGCTGATTATCCTTATTGCGAAGGCAGCATTTTTTACGGCTAAATCATCAGGGAGTATTTTCGGATGA
- the rfbD gene encoding dTDP-4-dehydrorhamnose reductase has product MKILILGAGGQLGSELVNMLQDDILIPLTHRDIELTDEQKVNDIISSNLPDVVINTAAYHKVDDCEDNVELSFAVNSFAVRNLAMICNEYGIPFVHFSTDFVFGGDKKTPYVEDDCPNPGSVYAVSKLSGELFVRNTCSKYFLIRTCGLYGAKGQSGKGGNFIETMIKLANSGKKIKVVSDQIVTPTYVKELAARVSQLIRTDKYGLYHITNNGGCSWFEFASAIFELTGIVADISPTSSSEFGSRARRPAYSVLENRNLGLLGLDDMSHWRNALKDYLAEKGYLRQLSGS; this is encoded by the coding sequence GTGAAGATACTTATTCTTGGTGCAGGCGGTCAGCTCGGCAGTGAGCTGGTAAACATGTTGCAGGATGATATACTCATACCCCTGACTCACAGGGACATAGAGTTAACGGATGAACAGAAGGTAAATGACATCATCTCCTCTAACTTGCCAGATGTAGTAATAAACACGGCTGCCTATCACAAGGTTGACGACTGCGAAGACAACGTTGAGTTGAGTTTTGCCGTAAACAGCTTCGCCGTAAGGAACCTTGCAATGATTTGCAATGAATACGGGATCCCGTTTGTTCACTTCAGCACAGACTTTGTATTCGGAGGAGACAAGAAGACCCCGTATGTCGAAGATGACTGTCCCAATCCAGGCAGTGTCTATGCGGTTTCAAAACTTTCAGGAGAGCTTTTTGTCAGAAATACATGCAGCAAGTACTTTTTAATAAGGACATGCGGTCTTTACGGCGCGAAGGGACAAAGCGGTAAGGGCGGGAATTTCATTGAAACGATGATAAAACTTGCAAACAGCGGCAAGAAAATCAAGGTAGTATCAGACCAGATTGTAACACCAACTTATGTAAAGGAACTTGCGGCACGTGTTTCGCAACTGATAAGGACTGATAAATATGGTCTCTATCATATTACAAATAACGGTGGATGCTCATGGTTTGAGTTTGCAAGCGCCATATTTGAACTGACAGGAATTGTTGCGGATATATCCCCTACATCTTCGTCTGAGTTCGGGTCCAGGGCCCGCAGACCGGCTTACTCAGTACTCGAAAACAGAAATCTGGGATTACTTGGTCTCGATGACATGTCGCACTGGCGTAATGCCTTAAAGGATTATCTGGCAGAGAAAGGTTATCTCAGACAGCTCAGTGGGTCATGA
- a CDS encoding methyltransferase domain-containing protein, giving the protein MNANKTVAGETVEKYEKKKKHYQSDTVASKYDDVRFIKRSHRMRNNRKLAAIQKAISTARDLGHEIKNVLDIPCGTGRLFPLLIDNKISFTGSDISREMMEVSRTRFNKSGLINGMVRCDAESLPFRDRSFDSVLSIRFMFHVPKEVRHNILIEMARISRKWLIIDFRHKYTVKYYIKSFLSNLGIGRPPSYRFSESELQSELHSAGIKVVRIFPTLRFFSDKWVVLCKIS; this is encoded by the coding sequence ATGAACGCAAATAAAACAGTTGCTGGCGAAACAGTAGAGAAATATGAGAAGAAAAAAAAGCACTATCAGAGCGATACTGTCGCCTCAAAATATGATGATGTAAGGTTCATAAAACGCTCGCACAGGATGCGCAATAACAGGAAACTTGCTGCTATACAGAAGGCTATTTCAACGGCCCGGGACCTCGGGCATGAGATTAAGAATGTCCTCGATATACCATGCGGTACAGGCAGATTATTCCCGCTGTTAATAGACAATAAGATTTCTTTTACCGGATCTGACATCTCAAGGGAAATGATGGAGGTGTCTCGTACCAGGTTTAATAAATCCGGCCTGATCAATGGTATGGTGCGGTGTGATGCAGAATCGCTGCCTTTCAGGGACAGGTCATTTGACTCTGTATTAAGCATTCGATTTATGTTCCATGTTCCGAAAGAGGTAAGACATAACATATTAATTGAGATGGCACGGATCAGCAGGAAATGGCTGATCATAGATTTCCGCCACAAATACACGGTAAAGTACTACATTAAAAGCTTCCTCAGCAACCTTGGCATTGGAAGGCCGCCTTCATATCGTTTTTCTGAATCTGAACTGCAAAGTGAACTGCACTCTGCCGGGATAAAGGTAGTCAGGATATTTCCTACCCTGCGTTTTTTTTCTGACAAATGGGTAGTCCTTTGCAAAATAAGTTAG
- a CDS encoding glycosyltransferase translates to MLKLSGFTFIRNAVSLDYPVVESISSILPVVDEFIVNIGPDNDDTAKLIQSIGNPKIKIVHSQWNPNMTTGAYIYAQQTNIALFNCTGKWAFYLQADEVIHENDLQKIMSFADRYAYDDRVDGLALTELSFWGDYRTVVDVYPQRKRRRCRIVKPHHFVMSRGDAAGFTVHPRYKEKGRRMRVIDTGIQLFHYCSVKSEKAMQAKAQTTSNYWSETKSAQSAFNTYYNLPRKFVAPYEGTHPAVMDDRISRHTISIDLSSPLWRNEMTWKERLRLLKTLWVEHITDRFSGRGSYILVKK, encoded by the coding sequence ATGTTAAAACTGTCCGGTTTCACATTTATCAGGAATGCCGTCTCACTCGACTATCCTGTAGTTGAAAGTATTTCCTCCATACTGCCTGTTGTAGATGAATTTATAGTCAACATAGGACCTGATAATGATGATACTGCAAAACTTATACAGTCCATAGGAAACCCTAAAATTAAAATAGTTCACAGTCAATGGAATCCAAATATGACCACAGGGGCTTACATATATGCACAGCAAACCAATATCGCCCTCTTTAACTGTACAGGCAAATGGGCATTCTATCTTCAGGCAGACGAGGTCATACACGAAAATGATCTTCAGAAAATAATGTCTTTTGCGGACCGCTACGCATATGATGACAGGGTTGACGGTCTTGCACTGACCGAGCTGAGTTTCTGGGGAGACTACAGGACCGTTGTTGATGTTTACCCTCAGAGAAAGAGGAGACGATGCCGGATCGTAAAGCCCCATCATTTTGTCATGTCCCGGGGCGATGCAGCAGGTTTTACTGTACACCCCCGGTATAAAGAAAAAGGACGCAGGATGAGGGTAATAGATACAGGGATACAGCTTTTTCACTATTGCAGCGTCAAGTCAGAGAAGGCCATGCAGGCTAAGGCACAGACTACCTCAAATTACTGGAGTGAGACTAAATCAGCACAATCTGCATTCAACACTTATTACAACCTCCCCAGAAAATTTGTAGCGCCATATGAAGGTACACACCCTGCAGTTATGGATGACAGGATATCAAGACACACGATTTCAATTGATCTTTCTTCACCCCTCTGGCGAAATGAAATGACGTGGAAAGAACGACTGCGATTACTTAAAACCCTGTGGGTGGAACATATAACAGACAGATTCTCAGGACGCGGGAGTTATATCCTCGTTAAGAAATAA